The following are encoded in a window of Schistocerca nitens isolate TAMUIC-IGC-003100 chromosome 9, iqSchNite1.1, whole genome shotgun sequence genomic DNA:
- the LOC126203157 gene encoding translation initiation factor IF-2-like encodes MKFLVLVLFALAAAASAAYLPAGVSPLNLAYSAAPVQAPGLPLYPYGALGLGQLLPYGGLQSYPYPYVPAVSHAPAAVAVSAAPAASASAAPTPVAEQKSLAPVAPAAPAVPEVQPVDAPKPVEETPEVKQARESFMALWLAAAKAAADSPDAGDAPAAAPAGEPAPSRRRRDVTGVLRPAVRSWGSGAPWPSYSYSYSAPLSAAPPHVQPAAYPYYY; translated from the exons ATGAAGTTCCTC GTGCTGGTACTGTTCGCTCTGGCCGCCGCCGCCTCTGCGGCGTACCTGCCGGCGGGCGTGTCGCCGCTGAACCTGGCCTACAGCGCGGCCCCCGTGCAGGCGCCAGGGCTGCCCTTGTACCCGTATGGCGCTCTGGGGCTGGGCCAGCTGCTGCCCTACGGCGGCCTGCagtcctacccctacccctacgtGCCCGCTGTCTCCCACGCCCCCGCAGCCGTCGCGGtgagcgccgcccccgccgcctctgcCTCCGCCGCCCCCACCCCCGTCGCAGAGCAGAAGTCGCTGGCTCCAGTAGCCCCCGCAGCTCCCGCCGTCCCTGAGGTGCAGCCTGTGGACGCGCCCAAGCCGGTCGAGGAGACTCCTGAG GTGAAGCAGGCCCGCGAGAGCTTCATGGCGCTGTGGCTGGCCGCCGCCAAGGCCGCCGCCGACAGCCCCGACGCCGGcgacgcccccgccgccgcccccgccggcgAGCCGGCGCCCTCCAGGCGGCGCCGTGACGTCACGGGCGTGCTGCGGCCGGCCGTGCGCTCCTGGGGCTCCGGCGCGCCGTGgccctcctactcctactcctactcggCGCCGCTCAGCGCCGCCCCGCCCCACGTGCAGCCGGCAGCCTACCCCTACTACTACTGA